In Myxococcus guangdongensis, one genomic interval encodes:
- a CDS encoding sigma-54-dependent transcriptional regulator, whose translation MSSARILVVDDDPQARDLLQRLLGPLGSVAQAAHPRAAQEKLAEGAFDLVLTDMAMPEPGDGLKVLAEVKAHLPDTPVIVVTAFGNIEGALDSIQLGAFDYLAKPFDVDAILRIARRALEQKRLVEENRSLRQQVDRTALVGRSPALLEVYKQVARAAASNVPVLITGETGTGKEMVARALHKRSPRSTGPFIPVDCGAITESLMESELFGHAKGSFTGASGARRGVFEEANGGTLFLDEIGDVGMKVQSQLLRVLQEGEIRRVGESVPVKVDARVVAATNKDLKERVSEGVFREDLLYRLDVVHLHLPPLRERREDIPALVQHFASRHARGGVSPVVTSEAMGRLTAYDWPGNVRQLENVVARALALNVTGVLGPQDFPEPIGDAPKRLTGLAGDMPSLAELSRRYAAHVLQAVGGNKSEAARLLDVDRKTLYKLLDGAGTETSEA comes from the coding sequence GTGAGCTCAGCGCGCATCCTCGTCGTGGACGATGACCCTCAGGCGAGGGATTTGCTCCAGCGGCTCCTCGGGCCGCTCGGCTCGGTGGCGCAGGCGGCGCACCCCCGGGCCGCGCAGGAGAAGCTGGCGGAGGGCGCGTTCGACCTGGTGCTCACCGACATGGCCATGCCCGAGCCGGGGGATGGACTGAAGGTGCTGGCGGAGGTGAAGGCGCACCTGCCAGACACGCCGGTCATCGTGGTGACGGCGTTCGGCAACATCGAGGGCGCGCTGGACAGCATCCAGCTGGGCGCGTTCGACTACCTGGCCAAGCCCTTCGACGTGGATGCGATTCTGCGCATCGCGCGCCGGGCGCTCGAGCAGAAGCGCCTGGTGGAGGAGAACCGCTCGCTGCGTCAGCAGGTGGACCGCACGGCGCTGGTGGGGCGCAGCCCCGCGCTGCTGGAGGTCTACAAGCAGGTGGCCCGCGCGGCGGCGAGCAACGTGCCGGTGCTGATTACGGGCGAGACGGGGACGGGCAAGGAGATGGTGGCGCGGGCGCTGCACAAGCGCTCGCCGCGCTCGACGGGGCCGTTCATCCCGGTGGACTGCGGGGCCATCACCGAGTCGCTGATGGAGAGCGAGCTGTTCGGCCATGCGAAGGGCAGCTTCACGGGCGCCTCGGGCGCGCGGCGGGGGGTCTTCGAGGAGGCGAACGGCGGGACGCTCTTCCTGGATGAGATTGGCGACGTGGGGATGAAGGTGCAGTCGCAGCTCCTGCGCGTGCTGCAGGAGGGCGAGATTCGCCGGGTGGGCGAGAGCGTGCCGGTGAAGGTGGACGCGCGCGTGGTGGCGGCGACGAACAAGGATTTGAAGGAGCGGGTGTCGGAGGGCGTGTTCCGCGAGGACCTGCTGTACCGGCTGGACGTGGTGCACCTGCACCTGCCGCCGCTGCGCGAGCGGCGCGAGGACATCCCGGCGTTGGTGCAGCACTTCGCGTCGCGGCACGCGCGGGGTGGGGTGAGCCCGGTGGTGACGTCGGAGGCGATGGGGCGGCTGACGGCGTACGACTGGCCGGGCAACGTGCGGCAGTTGGAGAACGTGGTGGCGCGGGCGCTGGCGCTCAACGTGACGGGGGTGCTGGGGCCGCAGGACTTCCCGGAGCCGATTGGAGATGCGCCCAAGCGGCTGACGGGGCTCGCGGGGGACATGCCGAGCCTCGCGGAGCTGTCGCGTCGGTATGCCGCGCACGTGCTCCAGGCGGTGGGTGGAAACAAGAGCGAGGCGGCGCGCCTGCTCGATGTGGACCGCAAGACGCTCTACAAGCTGCTGGATGGCGCGGGCACGGAGACGTCGGAGGCGTAG
- a CDS encoding sensor histidine kinase has translation MVSTRKSIRGYRAGFFFVVALLSAVTAFMLWTEVRTGAQVDALVKQALERAGLIGRIRVDALSLESAIEAHIRATDDSERRAADAVMEEILTDIRFASEAYTRNLPSGDKAMWERFNAACQGLADQVRTAAVFSQRREADRARRHLAERIRPVAAQLDALGESLSEENANEARRLVGRLADLRVRNTALGAGTTLFAMLLSVLIGWHITRLLKRQDATIQGQLEELGRHNQELDAFTRRVAHDLISPLAPLKGYLTLIRRTGAVKDAGALEMLAQCESSAVRMGELIEALLRFCRAGTRGERTVGELDTAVTTVLLEVSQVAALQNVALDRTLEAGVAVDCPGQLLQVAARNLLTNAVKYSAGRPDAKVTVSVATEGADAVLEVADNGIGMGPTVLTSLFQPFFRAPEVRSLPGHGLGLVTTKRVVEAHGGTLAVRSEEGKGTRVVVRFPKVARQTVGSAVTSAESSTASAIRKVAS, from the coding sequence CTGGTGAGCACCCGCAAGTCCATCCGCGGCTATCGCGCCGGCTTCTTCTTCGTGGTGGCCCTGTTGTCGGCCGTCACGGCCTTCATGTTGTGGACGGAGGTGCGCACGGGCGCGCAGGTGGACGCGCTGGTGAAGCAGGCGCTGGAGCGCGCCGGCCTCATCGGGCGCATCCGCGTGGACGCGCTGTCGCTGGAGTCCGCGATTGAGGCGCACATCCGCGCGACGGACGACTCGGAGCGCCGCGCGGCCGACGCGGTGATGGAGGAGATCCTCACCGACATCCGCTTCGCCTCGGAGGCGTACACGCGCAACCTGCCCTCGGGCGACAAGGCGATGTGGGAGCGCTTCAACGCCGCGTGTCAGGGGCTGGCGGACCAGGTGCGCACGGCGGCGGTGTTCTCGCAGCGGCGCGAGGCGGACCGGGCGCGCCGTCACCTGGCCGAGCGCATCCGTCCGGTGGCCGCGCAGCTGGACGCGCTGGGCGAGTCCCTGTCGGAGGAGAACGCGAACGAGGCCCGCCGGCTGGTGGGGCGGCTCGCGGACCTGCGCGTGCGCAACACGGCGCTGGGCGCGGGCACCACCCTCTTCGCCATGCTGCTGTCGGTGCTGATTGGGTGGCACATCACGCGGCTGCTCAAGCGCCAGGACGCGACGATTCAGGGGCAGCTCGAAGAGCTGGGGCGGCACAACCAGGAGCTGGATGCCTTCACGCGCCGCGTGGCGCACGACCTCATCAGCCCGCTGGCGCCGCTCAAGGGCTACCTGACGCTCATCCGCCGCACGGGCGCGGTGAAGGACGCGGGCGCGCTGGAGATGCTGGCGCAGTGCGAGTCCAGCGCGGTGCGCATGGGGGAGCTCATCGAGGCGCTCTTGCGCTTCTGCCGCGCGGGCACGCGGGGCGAGCGCACCGTGGGCGAGCTGGACACGGCGGTGACGACGGTGTTGTTGGAGGTCTCGCAGGTGGCGGCGCTGCAGAACGTGGCGCTGGACCGGACGCTGGAGGCGGGCGTGGCGGTGGACTGCCCGGGGCAGCTGTTGCAGGTCGCCGCGCGCAACCTGCTGACGAACGCGGTGAAGTACTCGGCGGGGCGGCCCGACGCGAAGGTGACGGTGAGCGTGGCGACGGAAGGGGCGGACGCGGTGCTGGAGGTGGCGGACAACGGCATCGGGATGGGACCGACGGTGTTGACGTCGTTGTTCCAGCCGTTCTTCCGCGCGCCGGAGGTGCGCTCGCTGCCGGGGCATGGGTTGGGGTTGGTCACCACGAAGCGGGTGGTGGAGGCGCACGGGGGGACGCTGGCGGTGCGCTCGGAGGAGGGGAAGGGGACGCGTGTGGTGGTGCGCTTCCCGAAGGTCGCGCGGCAGACGGTGGGAAGCGCCGTCACGTCCGCGGAGTCGTCCACGGCTTCCGCAATCCGTAAGGTGGCTTCGTGA
- a CDS encoding peptidase C39 family protein, with the protein MNARSLSTLALLITSTQTACVSPQKGREELPVEEPGAPARLWRRSASERDFERFTREGTAVSADGALVLEASARTDSAPVPAGRLEDGSTRYHEATYRLGSAVSEVQLVPGGFNSVIPSFDALTPPGTWVKVTLAARIEGAWTKDYHLGVWAFDKEPVARHSVEGQGDADGQVFTDTLNLKRRADALRMTVWLFSSNPEASPRVRALSAAVSDKQGVAWDGGGDRNVWGTVLEVPGHSQMLYPEGGPVWCSPTSTTMLLAYWGRRLGRPELVTTVPSSADRTYDWVYKGTGNWAFNTAYASAMGDGALHGAVLRLDGFAQVERLIAAGIPVSISIAYEEGELTGSPVRSSDGHLIVLKGFTPEGDVVCNDPAFKTDETVSVTYKREELWRAWQHSRGATYVLWPAGTALPSELVGVLR; encoded by the coding sequence GTGAACGCGCGCTCCTTGTCGACGTTGGCCCTCCTCATCACCTCCACGCAGACCGCCTGTGTCTCGCCGCAGAAGGGGCGCGAGGAGCTGCCCGTGGAAGAGCCCGGGGCTCCGGCGCGGCTGTGGCGGCGCAGCGCGAGCGAGCGCGACTTCGAGCGCTTCACCCGCGAGGGCACGGCGGTGTCGGCCGACGGCGCGCTCGTGCTGGAGGCCTCGGCGCGAACCGACAGCGCGCCCGTGCCCGCGGGTCGGCTGGAGGATGGGAGCACGCGCTATCACGAGGCGACCTACCGACTGGGCAGCGCCGTCTCCGAGGTGCAGCTCGTGCCGGGGGGCTTCAACAGTGTCATCCCATCCTTCGATGCGCTGACGCCTCCGGGCACGTGGGTGAAGGTGACGTTGGCCGCGCGCATCGAGGGTGCCTGGACGAAGGACTACCACCTGGGGGTGTGGGCCTTCGACAAGGAGCCCGTGGCCCGGCACAGCGTGGAGGGACAGGGCGACGCGGACGGGCAGGTGTTCACCGACACGCTCAACCTCAAGCGTCGCGCGGATGCGCTGCGGATGACGGTGTGGCTGTTCTCGTCGAATCCGGAGGCCTCGCCGCGTGTGCGCGCATTGTCGGCGGCGGTGAGCGACAAGCAGGGTGTCGCTTGGGATGGCGGGGGCGACAGGAACGTCTGGGGGACGGTGCTGGAGGTGCCCGGCCACTCGCAGATGCTGTACCCGGAGGGGGGCCCGGTGTGGTGCTCGCCGACGTCCACCACGATGCTGCTCGCGTACTGGGGACGCCGGTTGGGTCGGCCCGAGCTGGTGACCACCGTGCCGTCGTCGGCGGACCGGACGTATGACTGGGTCTACAAGGGCACGGGGAACTGGGCCTTCAACACGGCGTATGCCTCCGCGATGGGAGACGGCGCGCTGCATGGCGCGGTGTTGCGGCTGGATGGCTTCGCGCAGGTGGAGCGGCTCATCGCCGCGGGCATCCCGGTCAGCATCAGCATCGCCTACGAGGAGGGCGAGCTCACCGGCTCACCGGTGCGCAGCTCCGATGGGCACCTCATCGTGCTGAAGGGGTTCACGCCGGAGGGCGACGTCGTGTGCAACGACCCCGCGTTCAAGACGGACGAGACGGTGTCGGTGACGTACAAGCGAGAAGAGCTGTGGCGTGCGTGGCAGCACTCGCGTGGCGCGACCTATGTGCTGTGGCCCGCGGGGACCGCGCTGCCCTCGGAGCTGGTGGGCGTCCTGCGCTGA